ACCTGGGTGTGCTGGCACACAGCGACCGGGTCTGGGGTTCGGACAACATCGATCCGCTGAGCAGGCAACGGATTCAGCGCTGGACTGGGCTGATGCTGCCGCCGGAGCTGATCGGGTCGCACGTGGGCGCCAGCCCTGCGCACACCACCGGGCGCGAATCGCGGCTGTCGATGCGCTGTGCCACGGCGTTGTTCTGCCACGCCGGGATCGAGGCCGACCTGAGCGCGTGGGCTGAGCGCGACGTGGAGCGGCTGACCGCGTGGTCCGCGGTGTACAAGGATCTGCGTGCTCTGCTGCACACGGGAGACGTCGTGCGCGTGGACCATCCGGACGCGGCGGCCTGGGTGCACGGCGTCGTCTCGCCGAGCCGGGACAAAGCAGTGTTCGCATACGTCCAGCTGGAGCCGAGCATCGGCGACCGGACGGCGCCGATTCGCTTGCCTGGCTTGGATCTCGGCCGCGAATACGTGCTCGAACCGGTTGTGGCCGCGAGTGCGCCGGAGGCCGTGTGGCCTCGGTGGGCCGGGCTTCAGCAGCCTGAGCCGGTTCGGTTGACGGGGGCCGTCCTCGGTCGCGTCGGCGTGGCGGGACCTGCGCTGGCGAACACTCCGGGCGAGGCTTTCGTCTTCACCGTGACCGCTGTCGCGGGCGGCTGATCGGCGCGCGCGACGTCGCAGAGTGCCGCGGGGGCTCAGGCCGCCGCGGCACCGTCGTATTCGGCCTGGGAGTGCAGGACTTGCGGCATCGCGTCCTCGAGCATCTGCACGAACTCCCACAGCTTCTCCGTGGTCGACGCGCCGAGCTCGGTGAGGGTGTATTCGACCCGGGGCGGGATGGTGGAGTGCACGGCGCGCTCGATGAAGCCGTCGCGCTCAAGCGCGTGCAGGCTCTGCGCGAGCATCTTCTCGCTCACCCCGTCCACCCGCCGGCGCAGCTCGTTGAACCTGGTCGGGCCCTCGCGCAGGGCGATGAGCACGAGCGATCCCCAGCGGCCGGTGACGTGTTCCAGCACCGGACGCGACGGGCACAGCTTGCCCAGCACGTCGAAGGGCGGCTCGTTCAGGCCGTCCGCGCTCTCGGTACTCATGCACCCAGGGTAACCCAAGGCGCCCGGAACTCGAAAGTACGATCCACTCGACCGTGCTTTCACTTCGGTTGCGCTTTCCAAAAGTTAGTGCCATCGTGTGGGAGGCAGTCACCAGGCCGTCATCCACCCGAACGGGAGCTCGTCATGATCGTCATCACCGCCGCCAGCGGACAGCTCGGCCGTCTCACCCTCGAAGCGCTGCTGGAGCGCGGCGTGCCGGCCGGCCGGATCCGCGCCGCGGTCCGCGACCGGGCCAAGCTGGCCGACTTCGCCGCCCGCGGGGTCGAGGTCGTCGAGGCCGACTACGCCGACAAGGAGAGCCTGGTCAAGGCCCTGGCCGGGGCCGAGAAGTTCCTGCTGATCTCCAGCGTCGGCTCGAACGAGGAGCGCCTCGCCCAGCATCTGACCGCAGTCGCCGCGGCGCGCGAGGCGGGCGTCGGCCACATCCTCTACACCTCGATTCCCGAGGCGCAGACCAACCCGATCGGCTTCGCCTCGGTGCACAAGGACACCGAGGAAGCGATCCGGGACTCGGGCCTGCCCTTCACCTTCCTGCGCAACAACTGGTACTTCGAGAACACCACCGCGAGCCTTGGCGCCGCACTCGAGCACGGCGCGATCATCGGCTCTGCCGGCGAGGGCCGGATCGGCTACGCGACGCGCGCCGACTACGCCGAGGCTGCGGCGGCCGTGCTGGCGAGCGAGGGTCATGAGGGCAAGGCCTACGAGCTCACCGGCGACGTCGCGATCACCCAGGCGGAGCTGGCAGCGGAGGTCTCCCGGCAGTCCGGCAAGGAGGTTCGCTTCCAGAACCTGTCCGAGGCCGACTACCGGCAGGCGCTCGAAGGCTTCGGCCTGCCGCCGTTCCTGGCCGAGGCGCTCGCCGAGGCTGACGCCCGCATCGCGGAGGGCGCGCTGGCCAAGACGACCGACACGCTCTCGAAGCTGATCGGTCGGCCGACCACGACGCCGGTCGAGGCAGTCGAGCAGGCGCTGGCGGCGCTGGCCACGTCGCGCTGATCGGGCTCTGTATCGTGGGCACGTGTCTCGGCCGATGAATCTCGCAGCGCTGGGGCCGTACTTCGCCGCCGACGTGCACGCACCGGGCTCTCAGCCCGGTGCGCCCTGGCGCCCGATGGCCGAGCTGCTCGACGATCCAGACGTGTCGGCCGGGCGGGTCGAGGCCGTACGCGCGTTTCTCGCCACTGCGGGACAGGTTCCAGCGGAGTCGATCCCATTGCGGGTGGCGGCTTCCGTCACGCACTTGGGTCTGGTCGCGCGCACGCTCTCGCCGGTGTTCGCATTGGCGGTCATGGGCCGCCCTCTCTCGCCGATCGGCCTGCGCGATCTGTACTGGCAGCCGACCCTGGGGAGCATGTTCGCGCTCTCCATCCCGGACAGCGACTCAGGGAGCTACGACGGCAGCGGAGGATTGATCCCGCCTTCGGTGCTCGAACTCAGCGAGCTCATGGGCCGGTTCGGCGTCTCGCCGCGCGTGCTGCGCGGCAATGTCGCCTCCGCGCTCAACGGCGCTTGCATTGCGCTGAGCAGCGCGGATCCGGCCGCAACGACGAACGCCCGGGCCGTGAGGGCCCGGGCGCTGTCAGAATCCGTACTTGCCGATGCGTGGCGGATCACGGTGGAAGGCCGCTTCCAGCGCCGCAGCTGCTGCCTGATCTACCAGGCGGCACCGGATCGCAGAGGCGCGCTGTGCGGCGACTGCGTCCTGCTGCGGCCCGTCGAACCGGATTAGGGAGCCGCCGGAACCGGCTCCTCGCTCGGCGCCGGCTGCTCCTGCGTCGCAGGCTTCTTCTTCCGGCCGCCTCCGCGCAGGAAACGCTCGAGCAGAGCGCCGAACGTCAGCGCGATGACCGTCCAGATCAGCGCCTGGTTCAGCAGCGAGTACCAGCGGAACTTCCACAGCACGTCCGCGTCGAAGCCGGGGTAGACGATCTGGCCGGGCGCGTAGGACGTGCCGTCGACCATGATCGGGGTGGACAGGATGTTGACGATCGGCTGGGGCGTCTCGGTCGAGGCGCGGGCGTAGCCGAACTGGTTGGTGGCCGCGACGTTCGCCGAGAGATCGCCGAGCGAGGGCAGCAACCCGATCAGCACGCCGTAGACCACCAGGAATGCGACGGCCGCGAGGACGACCGAGGTCGTCATCGTGTACCGGCGCGAGAGCCGCCGTGCCAGGAACACGGCCGCCGCGAGCAGGATCAGCGATGCGGCGACCAAGGCCAGGTACAGATGGCCCCGCGTGGTGATGGTGAAGGTATGCCCGATCGCCGGCGGGTTGGCCGGGTACTTCACGTACGGCAGCAGGAACACGCCGACGAAGCCGTAGGCCGCGAGCAGCCACACCAGGGTGCGCGGACGCACCCGGAATCGGCCGTGCACGACCAGATACGCGACCGCTACCAGGGCGCCCATGGCGGCGGAGAACGCGATCAGGCCGGTGGCGATGCCGACGGTGGACTGGACGGTGCGGGAGAAGATCTCCGGTCCGTCCGCGGCGACCGTGCGTCCGGCCGCCTTGTTCAGCGCGGCCAGCGCGTCGTCGCGTCCTGACTCGTAGTCGATGGCCTTGTTGATGACCGGTTCGGCGAAGACACGGGCGAAGACGAACGCGAGCACGCCGGCGAAGACCCCCGCCAGCGCGCCGCGCAGAATCGTGCGGATTTCCACGGGAACCCCGGCTCAGTGGCAGGGGAAGCCGAGGAAGTGCCGCGAGTCGTGCACCCACTCGTGGATGACCATCGTCCGGCCGAAGAGCGAGGTCATGCCCTCGTCGACGCCGACGAAGTAGTAGGCGGCGAGTGCCAGGAAGACGGTGATGCTGAGCAGGGCGATGATCCGGCCGCGGGAAAGAGCCTCGGATGAGATTCCGACCTTGGGAGCCGGGCTGGCGCCGTGCAGGGGGATGGTCGTCATGATACGGATACCTCCTCGGGGGATGGTGCGTCCCTCGCTACGTGGATGGAGCGTCATGACGGCGACAGATCTGACTGACCGCCCCGCGTGGGCGGATCACAGTGGCGCCACCGTGCCGGATTCTCACCGACTTCCGTGCACCGTCATCTCCTGCGGAGTCTAGGGGCGCGGGCCGCGATGGCACAATCCGCGCACCGCCGCGTTCGGAAGCGCCCGGCCCGAGCCCGCGCCCTGGTAGGTTGCTGATATGAGTGGCCTTGCGAACAGTCCGTCGGGACGCGACGACGGCCGACAGCAGGAGATCCTCGACCTGCTGCGGAGGATTCCGCAGCTCGCCGACGTCGGGGATCTCGCTGTCGAGCCGCTGACCGGCGTCCAGAGCCTGAACAACTCCAGCTGGATCGTCACGACGCCGGGACGCTCCGATGCGGTCGAGAAGTTCGTCCTGCGGGTGCCCGAGCCGGGGCGAGCCGCCCACTTGGGTATCGACCGGGCTGAGGAGGCTGCCGCCGCTCGAGCCGCCGCATCAGTCGGCATCGGGCCAGAGGTCGTGTACTGCGACACGACATCCGGCGATATGCTGACACGCTGGGTCACGGGCCGGGCATGGGCCCCCGAGGACCTGCGCGAACCGGAGAACCTTCGCCGTACTGCGGAACTTCTGCGCGCCATGCACGCCGTCACCGACATCCCGGGCGAGCCCGGCGCGGTGTACCGGAGAATCCGGCATCTGATCGGCAACGCCCAACGCCTCGGGTTGGAGATGCCCGCGCATCTGCCCGAAGCGCTGCACCGGCTCGACGATCTCGAAGCGCGCCTCGCGGCGATGACGGACGGACGCTGCGGGCTCAACCACAATGACCTGTGGGCCAACAACATCCTCGGCAGTCCCGAGCGCGTCTGGTTCATGGACTGGGAGTTCGCGGGCGCCGGCGACGGTCTCTACGACTTGGCCAGCGTGTCGATGTCGGGCGGCTACGGTCCGCAGGACGAGGCCCGCCTGTTCAGCGAGTACGGGCTGAGCGGACCGGAGGAACATGCGGCCGTGCAGAGCGCCAAGTGGGTCGTGCGCTTCTTCGAGGGCGCGTGGTCGCTCACCATGCATCAGCTCACGTCGTCGAGAGCACCGAACGCGGCGAACGGGCCGATCCCGGCGAACGCCGCTACATCAGGGTTCGACTATTTCGGCCACGCGACGTACATGCTCGATGCGGTCGCGGACGGCCCGGATCCGGTGGGTTAGCGGCCCGGATTAAGCGGTATCTTCCCACCGCGCCCCCGGCGTTCATCGACTCGGCCAGCCGACGCGTCGCATCGTTCACGAGGCCGTCCCACGCCGTGCCGACACTGTCGGCAAGCACCATGAATACGCCCGTCATAGGCCTGTGCAGCCTGTCGCCCCGGCAAGGAAACGCATGAAACTGGCTGTCCAAGACGACGTACCCGAGCAGCCGGCCGCGCCGCTGCCGGACGCCGCCCCGAAGCCGCTGCTCGACACGCCGCAGACGCGCGCGGCCTCCCTCACCATGTGGACATTCGTGGTCCTGCCGCAGCTGTGCCTGCTCGCGGCCATCCCGTTCGCCTGGGGCTGGGGGCTGTCCCCGCTCGACGTAGCGCTGGCAGTGCTCTGCTACTGCGTTTCAGGCATCGGTGTCACCGTCGGATACCACCGGTGCTTCACCCACCGCGCCTTCAAAGCGAAGCGGGGACTGCGGATCGCGCTTGCCGTGGCCGGTTCGCTCGCGATCGAGGGCTCGCCGGTGCAGTGGGTGGCCAACCACCGCCGCCACCACGCCTTCGCCGACCGGGAGGGTGATCCGCACTCGCCGTGGCGGTACGGCACCGACTCCCGCGCCATCGTCAAGGGCCTGCTTTACGCGCACATCGGCTGGATGCTGCGGCGGGAGCTGAGCAACCGGGCCAGGTTCGCGCCGGACATCGCCGCGGACCGCGACCTGCGCCTCGTCGGCCGGCTGTTCGGCCCGCTGACCTTGGTCTCCCTGCTCGGGCCGGCTCTGGTCGGCTATCTGGCGACCGGCACCGCGCACGGCGCGCTGGAGGCGTTCTTCTGGGCCGGGATCATCCGGATGGGGCTGCTGCACCACATCACCTGGTCGGTGAACTCGGTCTGCCACGTCGCGGGCAAGCGTCCGTTCCGCTGCCGCGACCGGGCCACCAACTTCTGGCCGCTGGCGCTGCTCTCGTTCGGCGAAAGCTGGCACAACGGCCACCACGCGGATCCCAACTCGGCCCGGCACGGCATCCTGCCCGGACAGATCGACCCCTCGGCACGGGTCATCTGGCTGTTCGAGCGCCTGCATTGGGCGTACGACGTGCGACAGCCGCGGGTAACCGTGGAGCCACCCAGCGCAGGTACGTAGCGGCGACGGCATCGGCCTCTACCGGTCGCTCGGGTTCGCCGAACCCCGCTACCCCGCGCTGCAGCTGCGGATGGCGCGAACCGCCGGGTAGCGCCTGGAGCGAGGCGGCGAGAAGCAGATCTCACCGACCGCGCGCGTCAGCACTCGATGACGTTGACGGCCAGGCCGCCGCGCGCCGTCTCCTTGTACTTCACGCCCATGTCCGCGCCGGTCTCCTTCATGGTCTTGATGACCTTGTCCAGCGAGACGTGGTGCCGGCCGTCGCCGCGCAGCGCCATCCGGGCGGCGGTGACGGCCTTGACCGCGGCCATGCCGTTGCGCTCGATGCACGGGATCTGGACCAGGCCGCCGACCGGGTCGCAGGTCAGGCCGAGGTTGTGCTCCATGCCGATCTCGGCGGCGTTCTCCACCTTCTCCGGTGCCCCGCCGAGCACCTCGGCCAGCGCGCCGGCCGCCATCGAGCAGGCCGAGCCGACCTCGCCCTGGCAGCCGACTTCGGCCCCTGAGATGCTCGCGTTCTCCTTGTACAGCATGCCGATCGCGCCCGCGGCGAGCAGGAAGCGGACCACGCCGTCCTCGTCCGCGCCGGGGACGAAGGTCATGTAGTAGTGCAGGACGGCCGGGATGATGCCGGCGGCGCCGTTCGTGGGGGCGGTCACCACCCGGCCGCCGGCCGCGTTCTCCTCGTTCACGGCCATCGCGTAGAGGGTGACCCACTCCATCGCGTTCGCCGGGTTGATCCCCTCGGTCCGCAGCGCCCGCGCGGCGATGGCGGCGCGGCGGCGGACCTTCAGGCCGCCGGGCAGGATGCCCTCGCGGCCGAGGCCGCGCTCCACGCACTCGCGCATCACCCGCCAGATCTCCAGCAGGCCCTCGCGCACCTCGGCCTCGGAGCGCCAGGCCTTCTCGTTCTCCATCATCAGGGCACTGATCGACAGGCCGGTCTCCGCGGTCAGCCGCAGCAGGTCCTCGCCGGTGCGGAAGGGGTAGCGCAGCTCGGTGTCGTCCGGAACGATCCGGTCCGCGCCGATCGCGTCCTCGTCCACGACGAAGCCGCCGCCGACCGAGTAGTACGTCTTCTCCAGCAGCGGGCGGCCCTCGCCGTCGTACGCGCACAGCGTCATACCGTTGGCGTGGTAGGGCAGGGCGCGGCGGCGGTGCAGGATCAGGTCGTCCGGCTCGTGGAAGGCGATCTCGTGCGCGTCGCCTATCTCGGTGGCGAGCAGGCGCAGGCGGCCGGACTCGCGCACCCGGGCCACTTCGAGATCGGCCCGGTCCACCTCGACGGTGGCCGGGGACTCACCCTGCAGGCCCAGCAGCACCGCCTTGGGCGTGCCGTGGCCGTGGCCGGTGGCGCCGAGGGAGCCGAACAGTTCGGCCCGCACCCGTTCGGTCTGGGCGAGCAGGCCCTGGGACTTGAGCCGCCGGGCGAACATGCGCGCGGCGCGCATCGGGCCGACGGTGTGGCTGGAGGACGGACCTATGCCGACCGAGAACAGGTCGAACACGCTGATCGCCATTGATCACTTCTCCAGCTGCGGGGGGGGTGGGGCAAAGATCCATGATAACAAGCTCATGCCCTGCCGAACGCGAGCGCGTGTGCGCAGCGGGTGACGGAGCCGCTACAGCACCCCGACCAGTCGCAAGTCGAGGGCGGTGTGCCGCTTGCCCGAGCCGGGCGTCCGCACCGCCTGGGCCAGCGCCTTCTCCGAGCCGACCAGCACCACGAGCTTCTTCGCCCGGGTGATGCCGGTGTAGAGCAGGTTCCGCTGGAGCATCATCCAGGCGCTGGTGGTGACCGGCATCACTACCACCGGGTACTCGGAACCCTGCGACCGGTGCACGGTGACGGCGTAGGCGTGCTGGAGCTCGTCGAGCTCGGCGAAGTCGTACGGGATCAGCTCGTCTTCGTCGGTGCGCACGGTCAGCCGCTGCTCCTCGGCGTCGATCGCGGTGACGATGCCGCCGGTGCCGTTGAACACGCCGTTGCGGCCTTTGTCGTAGTTGTTGCGGATCTGGGTGACCTTGTCGCCGATGCGGTACGTGCGGCCGCCGAAGCGCCGCTCCGGTGCGCCGTCGACGTGCGGGGTGAGCTCCTGCTGCAGCAGCAGGTTGAGGTTGCCGGCGCCGGCCGGGCCGCGGTGCAGCGGGGTGAGCACCTGCACGTCGCGGCGCGGATCGACGCCGAAGCGCTTCGGGATCCGGTGC
This genomic window from Actinospica robiniae DSM 44927 contains:
- a CDS encoding winged helix-turn-helix transcriptional regulator, with translation MSTESADGLNEPPFDVLGKLCPSRPVLEHVTGRWGSLVLIALREGPTRFNELRRRVDGVSEKMLAQSLHALERDGFIERAVHSTIPPRVEYTLTELGASTTEKLWEFVQMLEDAMPQVLHSQAEYDGAAAA
- a CDS encoding SDR family oxidoreductase; translated protein: MIVITAASGQLGRLTLEALLERGVPAGRIRAAVRDRAKLADFAARGVEVVEADYADKESLVKALAGAEKFLLISSVGSNEERLAQHLTAVAAAREAGVGHILYTSIPEAQTNPIGFASVHKDTEEAIRDSGLPFTFLRNNWYFENTTASLGAALEHGAIIGSAGEGRIGYATRADYAEAAAAVLASEGHEGKAYELTGDVAITQAELAAEVSRQSGKEVRFQNLSEADYRQALEGFGLPPFLAEALAEADARIAEGALAKTTDTLSKLIGRPTTTPVEAVEQALAALATSR
- a CDS encoding (2Fe-2S)-binding protein; translation: MAELLDDPDVSAGRVEAVRAFLATAGQVPAESIPLRVAASVTHLGLVARTLSPVFALAVMGRPLSPIGLRDLYWQPTLGSMFALSIPDSDSGSYDGSGGLIPPSVLELSELMGRFGVSPRVLRGNVASALNGACIALSSADPAATTNARAVRARALSESVLADAWRITVEGRFQRRSCCLIYQAAPDRRGALCGDCVLLRPVEPD
- a CDS encoding CbtA family protein — protein: MEIRTILRGALAGVFAGVLAFVFARVFAEPVINKAIDYESGRDDALAALNKAAGRTVAADGPEIFSRTVQSTVGIATGLIAFSAAMGALVAVAYLVVHGRFRVRPRTLVWLLAAYGFVGVFLLPYVKYPANPPAIGHTFTITTRGHLYLALVAASLILLAAAVFLARRLSRRYTMTTSVVLAAVAFLVVYGVLIGLLPSLGDLSANVAATNQFGYARASTETPQPIVNILSTPIMVDGTSYAPGQIVYPGFDADVLWKFRWYSLLNQALIWTVIALTFGALLERFLRGGGRKKKPATQEQPAPSEEPVPAAP
- a CDS encoding CbtB domain-containing protein, whose product is MTTIPLHGASPAPKVGISSEALSRGRIIALLSITVFLALAAYYFVGVDEGMTSLFGRTMVIHEWVHDSRHFLGFPCH
- a CDS encoding phosphotransferase; translation: MSGLANSPSGRDDGRQQEILDLLRRIPQLADVGDLAVEPLTGVQSLNNSSWIVTTPGRSDAVEKFVLRVPEPGRAAHLGIDRAEEAAAARAAASVGIGPEVVYCDTTSGDMLTRWVTGRAWAPEDLREPENLRRTAELLRAMHAVTDIPGEPGAVYRRIRHLIGNAQRLGLEMPAHLPEALHRLDDLEARLAAMTDGRCGLNHNDLWANNILGSPERVWFMDWEFAGAGDGLYDLASVSMSGGYGPQDEARLFSEYGLSGPEEHAAVQSAKWVVRFFEGAWSLTMHQLTSSRAPNAANGPIPANAATSGFDYFGHATYMLDAVADGPDPVG
- a CDS encoding fatty acid desaturase; its protein translation is MKLAVQDDVPEQPAAPLPDAAPKPLLDTPQTRAASLTMWTFVVLPQLCLLAAIPFAWGWGLSPLDVALAVLCYCVSGIGVTVGYHRCFTHRAFKAKRGLRIALAVAGSLAIEGSPVQWVANHRRHHAFADREGDPHSPWRYGTDSRAIVKGLLYAHIGWMLRRELSNRARFAPDIAADRDLRLVGRLFGPLTLVSLLGPALVGYLATGTAHGALEAFFWAGIIRMGLLHHITWSVNSVCHVAGKRPFRCRDRATNFWPLALLSFGESWHNGHHADPNSARHGILPGQIDPSARVIWLFERLHWAYDVRQPRVTVEPPSAGT
- a CDS encoding L-serine ammonia-lyase codes for the protein MAISVFDLFSVGIGPSSSHTVGPMRAARMFARRLKSQGLLAQTERVRAELFGSLGATGHGHGTPKAVLLGLQGESPATVEVDRADLEVARVRESGRLRLLATEIGDAHEIAFHEPDDLILHRRRALPYHANGMTLCAYDGEGRPLLEKTYYSVGGGFVVDEDAIGADRIVPDDTELRYPFRTGEDLLRLTAETGLSISALMMENEKAWRSEAEVREGLLEIWRVMRECVERGLGREGILPGGLKVRRRAAIAARALRTEGINPANAMEWVTLYAMAVNEENAAGGRVVTAPTNGAAGIIPAVLHYYMTFVPGADEDGVVRFLLAAGAIGMLYKENASISGAEVGCQGEVGSACSMAAGALAEVLGGAPEKVENAAEIGMEHNLGLTCDPVGGLVQIPCIERNGMAAVKAVTAARMALRGDGRHHVSLDKVIKTMKETGADMGVKYKETARGGLAVNVIEC